GCGGGGCTGTTGGGGTCGCCATAGGTGGGGACGTCGTTATTGAATCTCTAGTTTCTCAGGGATGTCAGCCCGTAGGAGATTCTTTCATCATCACTTCAGCTGAAAACAATGTGGTTGATGGGATCGCGAATCGAAAGGCCTACGAAGTTCTTAGTGATGTTTTCGATGACCTTCCCGATGCTTTGAAGTTGAAATCTCGAGGCAATTTACACGTAGGCTTTGTCATCAATGAGTATCAGCAAGAATTTGATAGAGGTGATTTCCTTGTAAGGAATCTTATCGGTGCGGATCCAAAGCGAGGGTCTTTGCTCGTGGGTGCGCTTCCTAGAGTTGGTCAAACCTTGCAATTCCAACTCCGAGATCGTCACTCCGCTATGGATGAATTGAACGATCAGCTGGAGAAGATGGTCCAGATGCTGAAAGGCCGTAAACTCTATGGAGGCCTATTATCTACTTGTACAGGGCGTGGAAAGAGCTTCTTTAAGGTACCGGATTTCGACGCGAGTAGTATCCAGGATCATTTGGGGCCCTTTGGAGTAAGTGGCTTTTTTGGAAATGGTGAATTTGGGGCCATCGGGGGTGTGAATTTCGTACATGGCTACACGGCTGTATTAAGTGTTTTTACTAATAAGACTTAAAATGTAAAAAACGAGAACCCCTTATTAGTATGGGGGAAACTCTAAAAAATCCTGAAAGCCTTGATTATAAAGGGTTATAGTGTTTTTATTGGCTGCATAAGGGTGTTAAGTATTGTAAACAAGAGGTAAATACTAGGTTCATATAGGGGAAATACTTATAGACTTTCGTCGATAAATTTGATAATTTATTTTTGAAGTTTACCATTGAACCGAAGCAAAAACACTTAAAACGATGATCACCCTCTTTAAAATCCTGATCGCCACATTAATCCTGACATCCTGTGCGATATCCATTATGTCCTTCGATATGGCTTCCCTGTCCGTCCAAATGAATGGCGACTTTTTAAACTTTTTCCGCGAGAACGATCTCGCGATTGGAATTATCGGCGGAATTTTATTGATCGGTTTCATCGCTCAAAAGAGGATGGCTACCGAGGACGCAGCTTGATCCGCTGTGCGCTCACTTGATTAACACTAGATAGGATTAAAAAGGTCGTCTTTCGGGACGGCCTTTTTCATGTACTCATCCATCCTACGCCCCCTTACTTACTCCCGCGATAAGCAGACAGCACCTGGAATTGCTGCCCCATAGTTGCTGGATGAATAAGATGCATGAGTGTTTGGCGCTGAGGATCAAACTCTCCCGCTTTGGCAGTGACTATTTGTTCAATTCTGCGAACGGCGT
This genomic stretch from Opitutia bacterium ISCC 52 harbors:
- a CDS encoding FIST C-terminal domain-containing protein, which produces MSNLSTYAVSDHWDGPFEEAGLEEWAQKLRTRLISEQVDLAFVFATPEYQDSFQDILELIQIHCQVPNLIGCTGNSLVSQGFEYELSEGVTLSLHRLPNATIDTFDLKSEMTDDYPDFEDGKVFEELEKKSPNAFVVFADPFSTHPEQMLVEFNRRFSGVPVLGGLACGTREIETTTLFLNHQVIDSGAVGVAIGGDVVIESLVSQGCQPVGDSFIITSAENNVVDGIANRKAYEVLSDVFDDLPDALKLKSRGNLHVGFVINEYQQEFDRGDFLVRNLIGADPKRGSLLVGALPRVGQTLQFQLRDRHSAMDELNDQLEKMVQMLKGRKLYGGLLSTCTGRGKSFFKVPDFDASSIQDHLGPFGVSGFFGNGEFGAIGGVNFVHGYTAVLSVFTNKT